The following coding sequences lie in one Cryptosporangium aurantiacum genomic window:
- a CDS encoding carboxymuconolactone decarboxylase family protein codes for MNTTESRLPNPAVLVPELKDIGGALFKATANGTIPQTTIGLVQLRAGQIVGSTYLTMLHTGNLRKAGISEESITAVASWRDAPYFTAAERVALELVEAVLTVSPSGERVPDQLYTRASEQYDDKALATLIMAIGQVCFFLPLALIGKPLPGVSPTEQWRQ; via the coding sequence GTGAACACCACCGAGTCGCGCCTGCCCAACCCCGCCGTCCTGGTTCCCGAGCTCAAGGACATCGGCGGCGCCCTGTTCAAGGCGACTGCCAACGGGACGATCCCGCAGACCACCATCGGTCTGGTGCAGCTACGCGCCGGCCAGATCGTCGGCAGCACGTACCTGACGATGCTGCACACCGGCAACCTCCGGAAGGCCGGCATCAGCGAAGAAAGCATCACCGCCGTGGCGTCCTGGCGAGACGCGCCCTACTTCACCGCTGCCGAACGGGTCGCGCTGGAGCTGGTCGAGGCTGTGCTCACCGTCAGCCCGTCGGGAGAGCGCGTCCCCGACCAGCTGTACACCCGAGCGTCCGAGCAGTACGACGACAAGGCGCTCGCCACCTTGATCATGGCCATCGGCCAGGTCTGCTTCTTCCTCCCGCTGGCCCTGATTGGCAAGCCGCTCCCCGGTGTATCGCCGACGGAGCAGTGGAGGCAGTAA